In Pseudophryne corroboree isolate aPseCor3 chromosome 7, aPseCor3.hap2, whole genome shotgun sequence, a single window of DNA contains:
- the LOC134943466 gene encoding putative nuclease HARBI1 isoform X2 — translation MPDDVVVRRYRLPPHLILDTLSIIESDLESEIRYPTAIPPLTQFLAVLHFLATASYQHVVGDLVGMSQGQFSKVLRRVCQAFLKRVKQFIDMPLDVGALDVVKRQFEEGGSRFPHVIGVVDGTHVAIQPPRHNEEIYRNRKLFHSLNVMVVCGPSLQILSLNAKFTGSSHDAYVIRQSGIWQRLRASQRADMWLLGDRGYPCTPWLMTPYRNPRPGPQMAFNSALTATRQLVERTIGVLKGRFRVLHRTGGDIMYSPEMASKIVVLCAILHNIAVRSSVELPQAEELPDEEPGVVRHFGGGSVTRRGSQVRARIVAEYFS, via the exons atgccagatgatgtggtggtgcgtagatacaggctgccaccacatctaatcctagacactctctccataatagagagtgatctggagtctgaaattcggtatcctacagcaataccaccattgacacaattccttgctgtgttacattttttggctacagcctcatatcaacatgttgtgggagacctggttggcatgtcgcagggccagttcagtaaggtcctgcggcgtgtctgccaggctttcctaaagcgggtgaagcaattcattgatatgcctttggatgttggtgccctagatgtggtgaagcggcaatttgaggaaggtggtagtcgcttcccacatgttattggggttgtggatggcacacatgttgctattcagccaccaagacataatgaagaaatttatagaaacaggaaactgtttcattctctgaatgtaatggttgtttgtgggccatccctccagatcctttccctgaatgccaagtttactggaagttcacatgatgcatatgtcattagacaatcagggatatggcagagattaagagcaagtcaacgagcagacatgtggttattgg gagaccgtggatatccttgcaccccctggctcatgactccttaccgtaatcccaggccaggaccacagatggcatttaactccgcgcttactgccactaggcagctggtggagcgcacaattggtgtccttaaagggcggtttcgtgtgctccaccgcactggtggcgacatcatgtattcgccggagatggcaagtaaaatagtggtcctgtgcgcaatactacataatatcgcggtaaggagtagtgtagagcttcctcaggcagaggaattgcctgatgaggagccaggggttgttcgacacttcggtggtgggagtgttacacggagggggagccaagtgagggcaaggattgttgccgaatatttcag ctga
- the LOC134943466 gene encoding putative nuclease HARBI1 isoform X1: MPDDVVVRRYRLPPHLILDTLSIIESDLESEIRYPTAIPPLTQFLAVLHFLATASYQHVVGDLVGMSQGQFSKVLRRVCQAFLKRVKQFIDMPLDVGALDVVKRQFEEGGSRFPHVIGVVDGTHVAIQPPRHNEEIYRNRKLFHSLNVMVVCGPSLQILSLNAKFTGSSHDAYVIRQSGIWQRLRASQRADMWLLGDRGYPCTPWLMTPYRNPRPGPQMAFNSALTATRQLVERTIGVLKGRFRVLHRTGGDIMYSPEMASKIVVLCAILHNIAVRSSVELPQAEELPDEEPGVVRHFGGGSVTRRGSQVRARIVAEYFRYSVFILFLC; this comes from the exons atgccagatgatgtggtggtgcgtagatacaggctgccaccacatctaatcctagacactctctccataatagagagtgatctggagtctgaaattcggtatcctacagcaataccaccattgacacaattccttgctgtgttacattttttggctacagcctcatatcaacatgttgtgggagacctggttggcatgtcgcagggccagttcagtaaggtcctgcggcgtgtctgccaggctttcctaaagcgggtgaagcaattcattgatatgcctttggatgttggtgccctagatgtggtgaagcggcaatttgaggaaggtggtagtcgcttcccacatgttattggggttgtggatggcacacatgttgctattcagccaccaagacataatgaagaaatttatagaaacaggaaactgtttcattctctgaatgtaatggttgtttgtgggccatccctccagatcctttccctgaatgccaagtttactggaagttcacatgatgcatatgtcattagacaatcagggatatggcagagattaagagcaagtcaacgagcagacatgtggttattgg gagaccgtggatatccttgcaccccctggctcatgactccttaccgtaatcccaggccaggaccacagatggcatttaactccgcgcttactgccactaggcagctggtggagcgcacaattggtgtccttaaagggcggtttcgtgtgctccaccgcactggtggcgacatcatgtattcgccggagatggcaagtaaaatagtggtcctgtgcgcaatactacataatatcgcggtaaggagtagtgtagagcttcctcaggcagaggaattgcctgatgaggagccaggggttgttcgacacttcggtggtgggagtgttacacggagggggagccaagtgagggcaaggattgttgccgaatatttcaggtatagtgtttttatattatttttatgttaa